A part of Nitrospirota bacterium genomic DNA contains:
- a CDS encoding transposase: protein MARKPRIEFEGAFYHIITRGNQRQKIFKDNADFLQYLDTLSRYKTQYGYYLYVYVLMNNHVHLLIETRKTPLSKILQGINQSYTVYFNRKKKARTEGIVVEK from the coding sequence GTGGCAAGGAAACCCCGTATAGAATTCGAAGGCGCTTTTTATCACATCATAACAAGAGGCAACCAAAGGCAGAAGATATTCAAAGACAACGCCGACTTCCTGCAATATCTCGATACGCTCTCCAGATATAAAACCCAATACGGATATTACCTCTATGTATATGTCCTAATGAATAACCACGTGCATCTTCTGATTGAAACCCGGAAAACGCCCCTTTCAAAGATACTTCAGGGCATTAACCAGAGCTATACAGTATATTTCAACAGAAAGAAAAAGGCCCGAACGGAGGGGATAGTTGTAGAAAAGTAG
- a CDS encoding IS110 family transposase gives MIISKTERGRIVNIGEMLVGIDIAKQTHFARILLEDGRESKPFCFQNTREGFEALLSWLILNKERAGCSSIIVGLESTGHYWEALASFLDGRHSIRLVQVNPKYVKKTKELYDNSPGKTDSKDAGIIAMLIRMGKFQRLILPRGHFADLRCYSKLREQKVVELGVQRNILHSLVDTVFPEYGSIFKKLESKTSLYILKNFTTPERIIGTNIKKLISVLRTASHGQHSHAYAERLRSAASTTIGLREGIEAAAYAIRSSVATIENIQKEISVIEKELLCLLHKIPYAGQLLSIPGIGPISLAIVLGEAGDLHRYQKAEELIKLAGLNLFEISSGKHQGQKHITKRGRPLLRKCLFFAALRTVKTGGAFREDYLRHTKNNQMHKTKALVAISRKLLRVLFALVRDGVQYNQRKMELLAA, from the coding sequence ATGATAATTAGTAAAACAGAAAGAGGGCGTATCGTCAACATAGGAGAAATGTTAGTGGGAATCGACATTGCCAAACAAACCCATTTTGCAAGAATACTGTTGGAGGATGGCAGAGAATCAAAGCCATTCTGTTTCCAAAACACAAGGGAAGGATTTGAAGCATTGTTGAGTTGGCTGATACTGAATAAAGAGCGGGCGGGCTGCAGTTCAATAATAGTCGGCCTTGAATCCACCGGGCATTATTGGGAAGCATTAGCTTCTTTTCTGGATGGCAGACATAGCATAAGGTTGGTTCAGGTAAATCCAAAATATGTAAAGAAGACAAAGGAGCTTTATGATAACAGTCCGGGCAAGACTGACAGTAAAGACGCAGGGATAATCGCCATGTTAATTCGGATGGGCAAATTCCAGAGGCTTATACTACCAAGAGGACATTTTGCCGATCTTCGCTGTTATTCAAAACTTCGGGAGCAGAAAGTTGTAGAACTTGGTGTACAAAGAAATATCCTGCACAGTCTTGTTGATACAGTTTTTCCGGAATATGGAAGTATTTTCAAAAAACTTGAGAGCAAGACTTCACTATATATATTGAAGAACTTTACTACACCTGAGAGGATTATAGGGACAAATATAAAGAAGTTAATATCTGTACTGCGTACCGCAAGTCATGGCCAACATTCACATGCTTATGCTGAAAGACTTCGTTCTGCTGCTTCCACCACAATCGGCCTAAGAGAAGGAATTGAAGCTGCGGCATACGCAATAAGAAGCTCGGTCGCTACGATAGAGAATATCCAAAAGGAAATATCAGTCATTGAAAAAGAACTGCTGTGTTTATTGCATAAGATACCCTATGCAGGACAATTACTGTCAATACCGGGAATCGGGCCTATCTCGCTGGCGATAGTTTTAGGAGAAGCCGGCGATCTGCATCGTTACCAGAAGGCGGAAGAGCTCATAAAGCTTGCTGGTTTGAATCTTTTTGAGATCAGTTCCGGTAAACATCAGGGGCAGAAACATATAACAAAGCGTGGGCGGCCATTGCTCCGCAAATGTTTATTTTTTGCCGCTTTGAGGACAGTGAAGACCGGAGGAGCATTTAGAGAAGACTATCTCAGACATACTAAAAACAATCAGATGCATAAGACAAAGGCTTTGGTAGCAATATCGAGGAAACTTCTCCGTGTTCTATTTGCCTTGGTAAGAGACGGAGTTCAATACAATCAACGGAAAATGGAGTTGCTTGCAGCATAA
- a CDS encoding putative toxin-antitoxin system toxin component, PIN family — MYNLGLTPFLIGSKEGLAKELRDMIADETFTLVTSKEIMAELYRVIHYPRILKQFKPSKEDIDEFIGMVMEKALIVRGSYSIKKIADDPTDDMFLACAMEAKADYIVSRDPHLRNLKHFHGVKIIDVKAFMERVRRGS, encoded by the coding sequence GTGTATAATTTAGGTTTGACCCCTTTCCTTATAGGTTCTAAGGAAGGACTGGCTAAAGAACTCAGGGATATGATTGCAGATGAGACCTTTACGCTCGTGACTTCAAAAGAGATTATGGCCGAGCTTTACAGGGTGATCCATTATCCCCGGATTCTCAAGCAGTTCAAACCGTCAAAAGAAGATATCGATGAGTTTATCGGTATGGTGATGGAAAAGGCTTTGATTGTCAGGGGCAGCTATAGCATAAAGAAGATTGCTGATGATCCTACTGATGATATGTTCCTTGCCTGTGCGATGGAAGCAAAGGCCGATTACATCGTCTCCCGTGACCCGCACTTAAGAAACCTCAAGCACTTCCACGGCGTCAAGATCATCGATGTCAAGGCGTTTATGGAGAGGGTGAGGAGAGGATCATGA